One segment of Bacillota bacterium DNA contains the following:
- a CDS encoding AbrB/MazE/SpoVT family DNA-binding domain-containing protein, whose product MQPHVQKWGNSLGIRIPLSLAQKIGLKEGTPVDLEANDDAIIIRRKRYSLEQLLSQVTPDNIHGEVYTGPQVGREIW is encoded by the coding sequence ATGCAACCTCATGTGCAAAAGTGGGGCAATAGTCTGGGGATTCGCATCCCTTTGTCGCTGGCCCAAAAAATTGGCCTTAAAGAAGGCACACCGGTTGATTTAGAGGCAAATGATGACGCAATAATTATCCGCCGCAAACGTTATAGCCTGGAACAATTGCTGTCCCAGGTTACACCTGATAATATTCATGGCGAAGTATATACAGGACCTCAGGTTGGGCGGGAAATATGGTAA
- a CDS encoding flavodoxin family protein, translating into MKVFALVGSPREGGNTDLLVEEVLAGARANGAETEKMLVKDLRFEPCQGCLECRPQGKCRFRDDVGIVVRKMDEADALVLGAPSYINFVPGHFKMLCDRLVGPTISIRRTGSDLVFESRLTPKKRNGLALAVCACEKQKFAEATLKFMEGQLRIHACGGKVDRLAAVGLQLYGQVTMPAGRLAQIAGCGAEERYAYQQGLLEKARDLGSQLVNF; encoded by the coding sequence ATGAAAGTTTTTGCACTGGTTGGAAGTCCCCGGGAAGGGGGAAACACTGATTTGCTGGTGGAAGAAGTGCTGGCGGGAGCACGTGCGAATGGTGCGGAGACGGAAAAAATGCTGGTTAAGGACCTCCGTTTTGAGCCCTGTCAGGGCTGCCTTGAGTGCAGGCCCCAGGGAAAGTGCCGGTTCCGGGACGATGTCGGGATTGTTGTCCGGAAAATGGACGAGGCTGATGCCCTGGTGCTGGGTGCCCCTTCATACATCAATTTTGTACCGGGGCATTTCAAAATGCTCTGTGACCGGCTGGTTGGTCCCACGATCAGTATTCGCAGAACCGGTAGCGATCTGGTTTTTGAGAGCCGGCTCACTCCCAAAAAGAGAAACGGTCTTGCGCTTGCGGTCTGCGCTTGTGAAAAGCAGAAATTTGCTGAAGCTACTTTAAAATTTATGGAGGGACAGCTCAGGATTCACGCCTGCGGCGGAAAAGTCGACCGCCTGGCGGCCGTGGGGCTCCAACTCTACGGACAGGTAACAATGCCGGCGGGCCGTCTCGCTCAAATTGCAGGGTGTGGGGCGGAAGAACGCTATGCATACCAGCAGGGCCTCCTGGAAAAGGCCCGCGACCTGGGGTCCCAGCTTGTTAACTTTTGA
- the fdhD gene encoding formate dehydrogenase accessory sulfurtransferase FdhD yields MDDPIVACRVRRVDENGWRDQEDLIAREIALTVYLNSKELATLVCSPMDLKYMAVGFLCAEGILQKRGDLRGINLDEAEGLAWVETSEAASLAERVFLKRYITPCCGRSRTSFYFAADALLCKPVTSDLKVSTATALRLAAELQENSRLFHQTGGVHNAALAHRDRILIYREDIGRHNTLDKIYGQCFLEEISPHDKIIVFSGRVSSEILLKVAKMGVPVLVSRSAPTDLALKLAEDLRITVIGFARGNRLNIYTHPDRVIL; encoded by the coding sequence GGAAATAGCCCTGACCGTCTACCTCAACTCGAAGGAACTGGCGACCCTTGTTTGCTCTCCCATGGATCTGAAGTATATGGCGGTAGGTTTTCTCTGCGCCGAGGGGATTTTGCAAAAAAGGGGGGACCTCAGGGGGATTAACCTCGACGAAGCGGAGGGGCTGGCCTGGGTTGAAACCAGTGAGGCAGCAAGTCTTGCCGAAAGGGTCTTTTTGAAACGCTACATCACTCCCTGCTGCGGGCGGAGCCGGACCTCGTTTTATTTTGCTGCCGACGCCCTCCTCTGTAAACCCGTGACTTCCGACCTCAAAGTAAGCACCGCCACGGCGCTCCGCCTTGCCGCAGAGCTTCAGGAAAATTCCCGGCTCTTTCACCAAACCGGGGGGGTTCACAATGCCGCCCTTGCCCACCGCGACCGAATTCTGATTTACCGGGAGGATATCGGCCGCCACAATACCCTCGATAAAATCTACGGCCAGTGTTTCCTCGAAGAAATTTCCCCCCACGATAAAATAATCGTCTTCAGCGGGCGGGTTTCCTCGGAAATCCTCTTAAAGGTCGCGAAGATGGGGGTACCTGTTTTAGTCTCCCGGTCTGCCCCGACAGACCTCGCCCTCAAGCTGGCGGAAGATTTGAGAATTACGGTGATCGGCTTTGCGCGGGGAAACCGCCTGAATATCTACACCCACCCGGACCGGGTTATTCTCTGA